The sequence CAAACCGGCCGGACCCCGAACCTGGTGTATCCCCTGTCCGAGGGATTGCACCAGATCTCGATAGTAAAGGAAGGCTACAGTCTTTTCTCCACCAGCCGGCTGGTGAGCGTCGGGAAAGTGGACACGGTAAGCGCGCCGCTGATGAGCCTGGCCGGCAAGCTGAAGATCAAGACCGATCCGGCCGGAGCCAAGTTGTACCTGAACAAAAAATACCAGGGTATTGTTACCGAGCAGGGCATAACCATAGAAGACCTGACAGATTCGCTGTACAAGATAAAGGCCGTCAAGTCGGGCTATAAAACTTACAATGCAAAATTGGTCCCCACTCCCGGCCGGGAGACGAAGATAGACGCCAGAATGCCGCTTAGGCGCTGGAAGATCAATTTTTTTTCGGCCGATTATGTGAAGAACCTTGCTTCCAGTAACGAGGAGGTTTCCACCTTCGACCCCTATAGCGCCGCTACCCAGACCATGTCTGTCACTGAAGGCGATTTCGTGGGCAGCGGATTGGGGGGCGGTGCGGGAGTGGGCTTTGCCATCAGCCGGAATCTTACCTTGGGGCTTATGTATCAGTTCCGGGCCTATCCCGGGGCGATCCAAAAGAATTTCTCATCCGACTGGTACTCGACCACGATGCAGTCCGAAGATTTGAAGATAAATTTCATCTCCCATACCCCGCTGGTCAATCTTACGATCGCGTTACCCCGGGACCATATGGAGCCATATGTCGAGATCAGGTATGGCGCCGCCAGCTTCTCGTCAAAAGCAACCGGTGAGCATGAGATCGAGTACCAGTCGCGTCCGTCGGTGGACAGCACATTCACCACGGACAGCACCGTCACCAAAACAATCGACGATAAGGTGGTGTACAGGACGCTTCAGGTGGGCGGAGGTTTTTTATTTTGGTTAAGGCCCGACCGGGAAGCCCTGCGGGTCTACTGGATGTATTCCCAGGACAGTTTTGAGGATTTCTCCATGCCCGGATCACAGCAGGATATCGACCTGAAGGCCTCGGGACTGCAGTTTGGCTGGGGTTTAACTGTTCACTTTTAACTAGTTGTTTATCCCATACAAGAAAGCCCCGATGATATCCTCATCGGGGCTTTTCCCTTAACAATAAAGGATTATTCAATGCCTACTGTCTTGGGGCTGGCCGTCAGCAATCTTTCCGACAGCCACTTGAACACAAAGGCCAGGCCGTTCCAGAGATGCAGGGAAAACAGGCCCAAAAACAATCCCAGGACCATGAATATCAAGGCTTGGGGTAAGTCCAGCGCCAGGCCGTGGCCGATGTCCACGTTCACATTCTGGTAAATGAAGGGAATGGAGATGAAAACCAGGCTGAGCACGCCCAGCACTATCAGCAGAATAAAGGCCAGCAGGCCCAGGGGGAATTTCAGGAACAGGTAGCCCAGCCCCTTCCAGGTCACCGGGCTGGACAGCCGGGCCCGGAACCAGCGCCAGGCATTTTGGTCGGCAGACCAATGCAGGATGGCTTCAGGCTCTATCCTGGCTCCCAGCAGCCGGTGCGATTGGA is a genomic window of bacterium containing:
- a CDS encoding PEGA domain-containing protein, whose translation is MKKTISLILFCLLMSGSAFAAGKKTTISVMDLNTTSGLAPKEMALLTDKLLNSLVEYRVFEVVERSKRDEILKEQGFQMTGACDQTSCLVEAGQLLGAQKMIGGTIGKLGNVYAIELRMLDIQTGGIDLSFSRNYGKIADLLSAMKEAAEIFSSWKPGTGLSAKPGGLFVTTEPDGAKILVDGQEQTGRTPNLVYPLSEGLHQISIVKEGYSLFSTSRLVSVGKVDTVSAPLMSLAGKLKIKTDPAGAKLYLNKKYQGIVTEQGITIEDLTDSLYKIKAVKSGYKTYNAKLVPTPGRETKIDARMPLRRWKINFFSADYVKNLASSNEEVSTFDPYSAATQTMSVTEGDFVGSGLGGGAGVGFAISRNLTLGLMYQFRAYPGAIQKNFSSDWYSTTMQSEDLKINFISHTPLVNLTIALPRDHMEPYVEIRYGAASFSSKATGEHEIEYQSRPSVDSTFTTDSTVTKTIDDKVVYRTLQVGGGFLFWLRPDREALRVYWMYSQDSFEDFSMPGSQQDIDLKASGLQFGWGLTVHF
- a CDS encoding sensor domain-containing protein, with protein sequence MNTTFGSKLAAALKNIFGVVVKGRTYANILYLLLAFPLGLLYFVFLTVGISLGVGLYVLIIGLPLLALILLAWRQLVKLERFQSHRLLGARIEPEAILHWSADQNAWRWFRARLSSPVTWKGLGYLFLKFPLGLLAFILLIVLGVLSLVFISIPFIYQNVNVDIGHGLALDLPQALIFMVLGLFLGLFSLHLWNGLAFVFKWLSERLLTASPKTVGIE